The window CAGAATTTCTTCCGGCCCCTCCCCGTCGAACAGCCTGCGGCCGATGAGCAACTCCACGGAGATCACCCCCGCGGCGAACAGGTCGGAGGATGGGGTCGCGTCTTCCCCACGGATCCGCTCGGGCGCGAGGTACCCGGATTTCCCGGCCCGCGTCCCTTCGTCCATCCGCCCCTCCCCCGCTGCCCGGGAAATCCCGAAATCGGTGATCTTCACCGCCCCGTTGCGGGAGACAAGAATATTCGACGGGGACACGTCGCGATGCACGACCCCTTTTTCGTGGAGGTACGCAAGACCCGAACCGATCCCGTCGACCCAGCGGCGCCAGACGCCGGGGGAGATGGGAGCGTGAAGTTGGCGCGCCTGCTCCGCAGCCTGCGCGAGATTCCACCCCTCCACGTACTCCATCGCGAGGAAGTGGGCATCACCTTCCCGGCCGAAATCGAACACCTGGACCAGGTTGGGGTGGGAAAACGAAGCGGCGAGGCGAGCCTCGCGGGCAAACCACTCGCGAAAACGCGGGTCGTCCGCGTGGCGGGGATGCACTACCTTCAAGGCGACCCGCTTCCGGAACCCTTCCTCTCCCGAAAGCCGGCACAGGAAAACTTCCGCCATGCCGCCCGAAGCGATCCTCCGGAGCACGCGGAATTTCCCGAAACTGTCCGGAATCAAATTCCCGGCCTGCCGTCGTCGATTCCCGGCGCCGTCGCCCCCGTCTTTTCCTTCTCCGGCGGCCGGTCAGGGAACTCCATCACGAAGACGGCACCCCGCGGCGAGTTGTCCCTCATCCGCACGGTGCCGCCGTGGTCGTTCGCGATCGCGCTCACGATGGCGAGCCCCAATCCCGTGCCACCCTCCCGGCGCGAAAAATACGGTTCAAATAGACGGTCCCTGTCCCCGGCCGGGACCCCCGGTCCGTCGTCCGCAACCTCGATGCGCACCTTCCCCGATGCCGCGTCATGGGTACACGTGACCGTGACGCTCCCGCGCTCCCCGAGGGCGGCCGCGGCGTTGTCGAGGAGATTGGTGACGGCCCGCCGGATCTGGAACGGGTCGAACCACGCGCGCGCCGGGCCTTCCTGCCGGAACTCCCAGCGGATCCCCGGATGAGACGTCCGATACGTTTCCACGACGGTGCGAATCTCCACCGGAAGATCCCCCTCCTCAAGGCGGGGGACCGGCATCCGCGCGAATCGCGTAAACTCCTCGACGAGGTGTTTCAACGTATTTACTTCGGAAAAGATCGCCTGCGTGCACTCGGCGAATACGGGATCATCCGCGTGCGCCGCGGCGTATTTCCGCTGCATCCGCTCGGTGGAGAGCTGGATCGGCGTCAGGGGATTCCGGATGTCGTGCGCGATTCTCCGGGCCACCTCGCGCCATGCGAGGACGCGTTGGAGTCGCATCGCCTGGGAGAGGTCGTCGAAGGCGGCGACCAGCCCCATGTACTCACCCGCATCGTCGCGCAGCGCGGTGAGGCTGACCCGGAATGCGATCCGTTTTTCCCCCACGACGAGTTCCACCTGCCGCTCGACCTGTCCTCCCGCGGCTTCGCCCGCCTCGCGATAGAGGTCCCGGATCGCCTCGTAATGCTCCTCCCGGAGCACTTCGCGGTACTTCCGCCCCACGGCATCGTCCGTCTGGATCCGGAGGAGCCGTTCCGCCACCTTGTTGATCATCGCGATCTTGCCGTGGCGGTCGATGACGATGACCCCCGTCGAGATGCTGTCGAGGATCGTTACGATGAACTGCGTCCGGCGGCGAAGTTCATCGTACGTCCGCGTGAGGGAGGCGTTCGTTTCCTCCAGGTTCCCCTTGCTCGCCTTCAGGTCCGCGGTCATCCGGTT is drawn from bacterium and contains these coding sequences:
- a CDS encoding ATP-binding protein, giving the protein MTAPVGHPAPDPTAEAARTRRERWAIGIVAVLVAILTFFEAHLAAVGGGVTFSSNIVIFALINLNVVLVVLLIFLVTRNVFKILLDRRRNLLGAKLRSRLVLIFICFSLIPTMLLFIAATNITTTSIKSWIGGRVGQALTGAIEIARERLEAEALTLSPVADRAASTLAGTVNPASFVQNLEKVRSDAPPGTFLLFFEKDAEVARAGEVPPKVATEVRSRMKGMEKARDGKEAGTLIGDGFAAAWRVAPRGVVAVAVHPLSSADAGRIREIAKAYDEYHQVRLLDDPIRASYVGILILITLLIVFAASWMGIYLARQITVPVQLMAEGTEEVARGNLDVSLDYKSSDEFGTLVASFNRMTADLKASKGNLEETNASLTRTYDELRRRTQFIVTILDSISTGVIVIDRHGKIAMINKVAERLLRIQTDDAVGRKYREVLREEHYEAIRDLYREAGEAAGGQVERQVELVVGEKRIAFRVSLTALRDDAGEYMGLVAAFDDLSQAMRLQRVLAWREVARRIAHDIRNPLTPIQLSTERMQRKYAAAHADDPVFAECTQAIFSEVNTLKHLVEEFTRFARMPVPRLEEGDLPVEIRTVVETYRTSHPGIRWEFRQEGPARAWFDPFQIRRAVTNLLDNAAAALGERGSVTVTCTHDAASGKVRIEVADDGPGVPAGDRDRLFEPYFSRREGGTGLGLAIVSAIANDHGGTVRMRDNSPRGAVFVMEFPDRPPEKEKTGATAPGIDDGRPGI